From Pseudomonas sp. FP2335, the proteins below share one genomic window:
- a CDS encoding quinoprotein relay system zinc metallohydrolase 1: MRWILLLCLALSLPAVADMDYALKPRQIAEGTWLLEGSTENFAKANGGNIVNVAFIVTEAGVVVIDTGPSRRYGEALRQAIASVTSKPVIQVLLTHHHPDHALGNQAFKDVPIGALADTTKLLHEQGDSMAENLYRMVGDWMRGTEVVLPGQVLEPGVRSFGNHDLRLLALTGHTGADLAILDQSTGVLFTGDLVFYQRALTTPNSPGLSAWLADITTLQGLPWTLVVPGHGPIATDAQPFEQMRDYLSWLDQLLRDGAANGNDMSEMIRSPIPERFAAISLARYELIRSVSHLYPRYEREQMHPLLRN, translated from the coding sequence ATGCGCTGGATACTGTTGTTATGCCTGGCCCTAAGTCTGCCCGCCGTGGCCGACATGGACTATGCCCTCAAACCCCGGCAGATCGCCGAAGGCACCTGGCTGCTGGAAGGCAGCACCGAGAATTTCGCCAAGGCCAATGGCGGCAATATCGTCAATGTGGCGTTTATCGTCACCGAGGCGGGCGTGGTGGTGATCGATACCGGGCCGTCCAGACGCTACGGCGAAGCCTTGCGCCAGGCCATCGCCAGTGTCACGTCCAAACCGGTGATCCAGGTGTTGCTGACCCATCATCACCCCGACCACGCCTTGGGCAATCAGGCATTCAAGGACGTGCCCATTGGCGCCCTGGCCGACACCACAAAGCTGTTGCACGAGCAAGGCGACAGCATGGCGGAAAACCTCTATCGCATGGTCGGCGACTGGATGCGCGGCACTGAAGTGGTGTTGCCGGGCCAAGTGCTGGAGCCCGGTGTGCGCAGCTTCGGTAATCATGATCTGCGCCTGCTGGCGCTGACCGGGCATACCGGCGCCGACCTGGCGATTCTGGACCAGAGCACCGGCGTATTGTTTACCGGCGACCTGGTCTTCTACCAACGCGCCCTGACCACCCCCAACAGCCCCGGACTCTCCGCCTGGCTGGCCGACATCACCACCCTGCAAGGTTTGCCCTGGACCCTGGTGGTGCCCGGTCACGGCCCGATCGCCACGGATGCGCAGCCCTTCGAACAGATGCGCGACTACCTGAGCTGGCTCGATCAACTGCTGCGCGACGGCGCCGCCAACGGCAATGACATGAGCGAGATGATCCGCAGCCCGATCCCCGAGCGCTTCGCCGCGATCAGCCTTGCCCGCTACGAATTGATCCGCAGCGTCAGCCACCTGTACCCGCGCTACGAGCGCGAGCAGATGCACCCGCTACTAAGGAACTAG
- a CDS encoding aldehyde dehydrogenase family protein, with product MIYAQPGTPGAIVSFKARYGNYIGGEFVAPIDGNYFTNTSPVTGEVIAEFPRSSAADIDKALDAAHAAADAWGKTSAQDRALVLLKIADRIEQHLEVLAVAETWDNGKAVRETLNADVPLAADHFRYFAGCIRAQEGGAAEINEHTAAYHFHEPLGVVGQIIPWNFPLLMAAWKLAPALAAGNCIVLKPAEQTPLSIMVFAELINDLLPPGVLNIVQGFGREAGEALATSKRIAKIAFTGSTPIGAHIMHAAAENIIPSTVELGGKSPNIFFEDIMNAEPQFIEKAAEGLVLAFFNQGEVCTCPSRALVQESIYDAFMAEVMKKIVKIKRGNPLDTETMVGAQASEQQYDKILSYLKIAQEEGAVLLTGGAAERLEGDLSSGYYIQPTLLKGHNKMRVFQEEIFGPVVGITTFKDEAEALAIANDSEFGLGAGLWTRDINRAYRMGRAIKAGRVWTNCYHLYPAHAAFGGYKKSGVGRENHKMMLDHYQQTKNLLVSYDINPLGFF from the coding sequence ATGATCTACGCACAACCCGGCACCCCAGGCGCTATCGTCAGCTTCAAGGCGCGCTACGGCAACTACATCGGCGGTGAATTTGTCGCGCCGATCGATGGCAACTACTTCACCAATACGTCGCCGGTGACCGGCGAAGTCATCGCCGAATTCCCACGCTCCAGCGCCGCCGACATCGACAAGGCCCTCGACGCCGCCCACGCCGCCGCCGACGCCTGGGGCAAGACCTCGGCCCAGGACCGCGCGCTGGTGTTGCTGAAAATCGCCGACCGTATCGAGCAGCACCTTGAAGTACTGGCCGTGGCCGAGACCTGGGACAACGGCAAGGCCGTGCGCGAAACCCTCAACGCCGACGTGCCCCTGGCTGCCGACCACTTCCGTTACTTCGCCGGCTGCATCCGCGCCCAGGAAGGCGGCGCCGCCGAGATCAACGAACACACCGCGGCCTATCACTTCCACGAGCCATTGGGCGTGGTCGGGCAGATCATTCCGTGGAACTTCCCGCTGCTGATGGCGGCCTGGAAACTCGCCCCGGCCCTGGCCGCTGGTAACTGCATCGTGCTCAAGCCGGCCGAGCAGACGCCGCTGTCGATCATGGTGTTTGCCGAGTTGATCAATGACCTGCTGCCACCGGGCGTGCTGAATATCGTCCAGGGCTTTGGCCGCGAAGCCGGCGAAGCGCTGGCCACCAGCAAGCGCATCGCCAAGATCGCCTTTACCGGCTCGACGCCCATCGGCGCGCACATCATGCATGCGGCCGCCGAGAACATCATCCCGTCGACCGTGGAACTGGGCGGCAAGTCGCCGAACATCTTCTTCGAAGACATCATGAACGCCGAGCCACAGTTCATCGAAAAGGCCGCCGAAGGCCTGGTGCTGGCGTTCTTCAACCAGGGCGAAGTGTGCACCTGCCCGTCGCGGGCGCTGGTGCAGGAGTCGATCTACGACGCGTTCATGGCCGAGGTGATGAAAAAGATCGTCAAGATCAAGCGCGGCAACCCGCTGGACACCGAGACCATGGTCGGCGCCCAGGCGTCCGAGCAGCAATACGACAAGATCCTCTCGTACCTGAAAATCGCCCAGGAAGAAGGCGCGGTGCTGCTCACCGGCGGCGCGGCCGAGCGTCTGGAGGGCGACCTGTCCAGCGGCTATTACATCCAGCCGACCCTGCTCAAGGGCCACAACAAGATGCGTGTGTTCCAGGAAGAAATCTTCGGCCCGGTGGTGGGCATCACCACCTTCAAGGACGAAGCCGAAGCCCTGGCGATCGCCAACGACAGCGAATTCGGCCTCGGTGCCGGCCTGTGGACCCGCGACATCAACCGTGCCTACCGCATGGGCCGCGCGATCAAGGCCGGCCGCGTGTGGACCAACTGCTACCACCTGTACCCGGCGCATGCGGCGTTTGGCGGGTACAAGAAGTCGGGTGTGGGGCGTGAGAACCACAAGATGATGCTGGATCACTACCAGCAGACCAAGAATCTGCTGGTGAGCTACGACATCAATCCGTTGGGGTTCTTCTAA
- the exaA gene encoding quinoprotein ethanol dehydrogenase: protein MTIRSLPSRSPVSLAVQAFLLVGSLSFSAAGFAAAEPAAKQTRNVTWEDIANDHLTTKDVLQYGMGTNAQRWSPLAQVNDKNVFKLTPAWSYSFGDEKQRGQESQAIVSDGVVYVTGSYSRVFALDAKTGKRLWTYNHRLPDNIRPCCDVVNRGAAIFGDKIYFGTLDARLIALDKNTGKVVWNKKFGDHAAGYTMTGAPVLIKDKVSGKVLLIHGSSGDEFGVVGQLYARDPDTGEEVWMRPFVEGHMGRLNGKDSTPTGDVKAPSWPDDPTTETGKVEAWSHGGGAPWQSASFDAETNTIIVGAGNPGPWNTWARTSKDGSPHDFDSLYTSGQVGVDPSTGEVKWFYQHTPNDAWDFSGNNELVLFDYKGKDGKVVKATGHADRNGFFYVVDRNNGKLQNAFPFVDNITWASHIDLKTGRPVENEGQRPAKPLPGETKGKPVEVSPPFLGGKNWNPMAYSQDTGLFYIPGNQWKEEYWTEEVNYKKGSAYLGMGFRIKRMYDDHVGTLRAMNPTTGKVVWEHKEHLPLWAGVLATKGNLVFTGTGDGFFKAFDAKTGKELWKFQTGSGIVSPPITWEQDGEQYIGVTVGYGGAVPLWGGDMAELTKPVAQGGSFWVFKIPSWDLKTAQQ from the coding sequence ATGACAATAAGATCGCTCCCCTCCCGCTCCCCCGTAAGCCTTGCCGTGCAAGCCTTTTTGCTGGTGGGCAGCCTGTCCTTCAGTGCGGCAGGTTTTGCCGCCGCCGAACCTGCCGCCAAGCAAACGCGCAACGTCACCTGGGAAGACATCGCCAACGACCACCTGACCACCAAGGACGTGCTGCAGTACGGCATGGGCACCAACGCCCAGCGCTGGAGCCCGCTGGCCCAGGTCAACGACAAGAACGTATTCAAGCTCACGCCGGCCTGGTCTTACTCGTTCGGCGATGAAAAACAACGCGGCCAGGAATCCCAGGCCATCGTCAGCGACGGCGTGGTCTACGTCACCGGCTCGTACTCCCGCGTATTCGCCCTCGACGCGAAGACCGGCAAACGCCTGTGGACCTACAACCACCGCCTGCCAGACAACATTCGCCCGTGCTGTGACGTGGTCAACCGCGGCGCAGCGATTTTCGGCGACAAAATCTACTTCGGCACCCTTGATGCGCGCCTGATCGCCCTCGACAAAAACACCGGCAAAGTGGTGTGGAACAAGAAGTTCGGCGACCACGCCGCCGGCTACACCATGACCGGCGCACCCGTGCTGATCAAGGACAAGGTCAGCGGCAAGGTGCTGCTGATCCACGGCAGCTCCGGCGATGAATTCGGCGTGGTCGGCCAGCTGTATGCGCGCGACCCGGACACCGGCGAAGAGGTGTGGATGCGCCCGTTCGTGGAAGGCCACATGGGCCGCCTCAACGGCAAGGACAGCACCCCGACCGGCGACGTCAAGGCGCCTTCGTGGCCGGATGACCCGACCACCGAAACCGGCAAGGTCGAGGCCTGGAGCCACGGCGGCGGTGCACCTTGGCAGAGCGCGAGCTTCGATGCCGAGACCAACACCATCATCGTCGGCGCCGGCAACCCCGGCCCGTGGAACACCTGGGCGCGCACGTCCAAGGACGGCAGCCCCCACGACTTCGACAGCCTCTACACCTCCGGCCAGGTCGGCGTCGACCCAAGCACCGGGGAAGTGAAGTGGTTCTACCAGCACACACCAAACGATGCCTGGGACTTCTCCGGCAACAACGAACTGGTGTTGTTCGACTACAAGGGCAAAGACGGCAAAGTGGTCAAGGCCACCGGCCACGCCGACCGCAATGGTTTCTTCTATGTGGTGGACCGCAACAACGGCAAGCTGCAAAACGCCTTCCCGTTCGTGGACAACATCACCTGGGCCAGCCACATCGACCTCAAGACTGGCCGCCCCGTCGAGAACGAAGGCCAACGCCCAGCCAAACCGTTGCCGGGTGAAACCAAGGGCAAGCCGGTGGAAGTCTCGCCGCCGTTCCTCGGCGGCAAGAACTGGAACCCCATGGCCTACAGCCAGGACACCGGCCTGTTCTACATCCCGGGCAACCAGTGGAAAGAGGAATATTGGACCGAAGAGGTCAACTACAAGAAGGGCTCGGCGTACCTGGGCATGGGTTTCCGCATCAAGCGCATGTATGACGACCACGTCGGCACCCTGCGGGCGATGAACCCCACCACCGGCAAGGTGGTGTGGGAGCACAAGGAACACCTGCCGCTGTGGGCCGGCGTGCTGGCGACCAAGGGCAACCTGGTGTTCACCGGCACCGGCGACGGATTCTTCAAAGCCTTCGACGCGAAAACCGGCAAGGAGCTGTGGAAGTTCCAGACCGGCAGCGGCATCGTCTCCCCGCCGATCACCTGGGAACAGGATGGCGAGCAGTACATCGGCGTGACCGTTGGCTACGGCGGCGCGGTGCCGTTGTGGGGCGGCGACATGGCCGAGCTGACCAAGCCGGTGGCACAGGGCGGGTCGTTCTGGGTATTCAAGATTCCGAGTTGGGATCTGAAAACCGCTCAACAATAA
- the pqqA gene encoding pyrroloquinoline quinone precursor peptide PqqA, whose protein sequence is MWKKPAFTDLRIGFEVTMYFASR, encoded by the coding sequence ATGTGGAAAAAACCCGCGTTTACCGACCTGCGTATCGGCTTTGAAGTGACCATGTACTTCGCCAGCCGTTGA
- a CDS encoding PQQ-dependent methanol/ethanol family dehydrogenase, which translates to MTQPARRQPFALSVLLGAILLSGQALAAVTDQDILQDPKNPEQIVTNGLGVQGQRYSPLDTLNVDNVKDLRPVWAFSFGGEKQRGQQAQPMVKDGVMYLTGSYSRVFAVDARTGKKLWQYDARLPDDIRPCCDVINRGVALYGDLVFFGTLDAKLVALNKDTGKVVWSKKVADHKEGYSISAAPLVINGKLITGVAGGEFGVVGKIEAYDPKNGDLLWTRPTVEGHMGYVYKDGKAVENGISGGEAGKTWPGDLWKTGGAAPWLGGYYDPETNLLLFGTGNPAPWNSHLRPGDNLYSSSRLALNPDDGTIKWHFQSTPHDGWDFDGVNELISFNYTEGGKEIKAAATADRNGFFYVLDRTNGKFIRGFPFVDKITWATGLDKNGRPIYNEASRPGAPGSETKGTSVFVAPAFLGAKNWMPMAYNRDTGLFYVPSNEWGMDIWNEGIAYKKGAAFLGAGFTIKPLNEDYIGVLRAIDPKTGKEVWRHKNFAPLWGGVLTTKGNLVFTGTPEGFLQAFNAKTGEKVWEFQTGSGVLGSPVTWDMDGEQYVSVVSGWGGAVPLWGGEVAKRVKDFNQGGMLWTFKLPKELVAKH; encoded by the coding sequence ATGACCCAACCCGCACGCCGCCAACCCTTCGCCTTGAGTGTGTTGCTCGGTGCCATCCTGTTATCCGGCCAGGCCCTGGCCGCCGTGACCGACCAGGACATTCTCCAGGACCCGAAAAACCCCGAGCAGATCGTCACCAACGGCCTCGGCGTGCAGGGCCAGCGCTACAGCCCGCTGGACACGCTGAACGTGGACAACGTCAAGGACCTGCGCCCGGTCTGGGCGTTTTCGTTTGGCGGCGAAAAACAGCGCGGCCAGCAGGCGCAACCGATGGTCAAGGACGGGGTGATGTACCTCACCGGTTCCTATTCGCGGGTGTTCGCGGTGGATGCGCGCACCGGCAAGAAACTCTGGCAATACGACGCGCGCCTGCCCGATGACATCCGTCCGTGCTGCGACGTGATCAACCGTGGCGTGGCGCTGTATGGCGACCTGGTGTTCTTCGGCACCCTTGACGCCAAGCTGGTGGCGTTGAACAAGGACACCGGCAAGGTGGTGTGGAGCAAGAAGGTGGCCGACCACAAGGAAGGCTACTCCATCAGCGCCGCGCCCCTAGTGATCAACGGCAAGCTGATCACCGGCGTGGCCGGTGGCGAGTTCGGCGTGGTCGGCAAGATCGAAGCCTATGACCCGAAAAACGGCGACCTGCTGTGGACCCGTCCGACTGTCGAAGGCCATATGGGCTACGTGTACAAGGACGGCAAGGCGGTGGAGAACGGTATTTCCGGCGGCGAGGCGGGCAAGACCTGGCCCGGCGACCTGTGGAAGACCGGCGGTGCGGCGCCGTGGCTGGGCGGCTACTACGATCCGGAAACCAACCTGCTGCTGTTCGGCACCGGCAACCCGGCGCCGTGGAACTCCCATCTACGCCCGGGCGACAACCTCTATTCGTCTTCGCGCCTGGCGCTGAACCCGGACGACGGCACCATCAAATGGCACTTCCAGAGCACCCCCCACGACGGTTGGGACTTTGACGGCGTGAACGAGCTGATCTCGTTCAACTACACCGAAGGCGGCAAGGAAATCAAAGCGGCGGCTACCGCCGACCGCAACGGCTTCTTCTACGTGCTGGACCGCACCAACGGCAAATTCATCCGTGGCTTCCCGTTCGTGGACAAGATCACCTGGGCCACCGGCCTGGATAAGAACGGTCGGCCGATCTACAACGAAGCCAGCCGCCCCGGCGCGCCGGGCAGTGAAACCAAGGGCACTTCGGTGTTCGTAGCGCCGGCGTTCCTCGGTGCCAAGAACTGGATGCCGATGGCCTACAACCGCGACACCGGGCTGTTCTACGTGCCGTCCAACGAGTGGGGCATGGACATCTGGAACGAAGGCATCGCCTACAAGAAAGGCGCGGCATTCCTCGGCGCGGGCTTCACCATCAAGCCGTTGAACGAGGACTACATCGGCGTGCTGCGCGCCATCGACCCGAAAACCGGCAAGGAAGTGTGGCGCCACAAGAACTTCGCGCCGCTGTGGGGCGGGGTGCTGACCACCAAGGGCAACCTGGTGTTCACCGGCACGCCGGAAGGTTTCCTGCAAGCGTTCAACGCCAAGACCGGCGAGAAAGTCTGGGAGTTCCAGACCGGCTCCGGCGTGCTCGGCTCGCCGGTGACCTGGGACATGGACGGCGAACAGTACGTCTCGGTGGTCTCCGGCTGGGGTGGCGCGGTGCCGTTGTGGGGCGGTGAAGTGGCCAAGCGCGTGAAGGACTTCAACCAGGGCGGCATGCTCTGGACCTTCAAGTTGCCCAAGGAACTGGTGGCCAAGCACTAG
- the pedF gene encoding cytochrome c-550 PedF, translating to MTTKRNALLVAGLLVGVIGVGNVWAHGNVVPQAVETKGLTPIKDAGVPLDADGWAANNPYRKSPEHDRAVEIGSSAYNQNCAACHGLEAKSGGIAPDLRMLDEGDAGDEWFVERVRHGAVRDGRVYMPKMADYLSQEALWAVRTYLDSVRVEE from the coding sequence ATGACAACAAAACGCAATGCCTTGCTCGTGGCCGGCCTGTTGGTGGGTGTGATCGGTGTGGGTAACGTCTGGGCCCATGGCAACGTGGTGCCCCAGGCTGTGGAGACCAAAGGACTGACGCCGATCAAGGATGCGGGCGTACCGCTCGACGCCGATGGCTGGGCCGCCAACAACCCGTATCGCAAGTCCCCTGAGCACGACAGGGCCGTCGAAATCGGCTCCTCCGCCTACAACCAGAACTGCGCCGCGTGCCACGGTCTGGAAGCCAAGTCCGGCGGCATCGCCCCCGACCTGCGCATGCTAGACGAAGGCGATGCCGGGGATGAGTGGTTTGTCGAGCGCGTGCGCCACGGTGCGGTGCGGGATGGCCGTGTATACATGCCGAAAATGGCCGACTACCTGAGCCAGGAAGCCCTGTGGGCGGTGCGTACGTACCTGGATTCCGTGCGCGTCGAGGAGTAA
- a CDS encoding response regulator transcription factor, with product MNILLVDDHAVVRQGYASLLRALLPAIEVREAASGEEALARVHEAVPNLVIMDFGLPGISGLETTRRLRQRLPQLRVLFFSMHDELPLVRQALDAGAAGYLTKSSAPQVLIEAVRRILDGHAYIEQPLATQLACQPTDPRLHSMTPRELEIFLMLAKGTPARQIAEQLSISSKTVSNHLTLLKSKLQVSSHAELVHVGIDMGVVRVAG from the coding sequence ATGAATATTCTGTTGGTGGATGACCACGCCGTGGTTCGCCAGGGTTATGCCAGTTTGTTGCGCGCATTGTTGCCGGCCATTGAAGTGCGTGAGGCGGCCAGCGGCGAAGAAGCCTTGGCGCGGGTACACGAGGCGGTGCCGAATCTGGTGATCATGGACTTCGGTTTGCCCGGCATCAGCGGCCTGGAAACCACCCGGCGCCTGCGCCAGCGCTTGCCGCAACTGCGTGTGCTGTTTTTCAGCATGCACGATGAACTGCCCTTGGTGCGCCAGGCGCTCGACGCCGGCGCGGCGGGCTACCTGACCAAAAGCTCGGCGCCCCAGGTGTTGATCGAAGCGGTGCGGCGCATCCTCGATGGCCACGCCTACATTGAACAACCCCTGGCCACCCAACTCGCCTGCCAGCCCACCGACCCGCGTTTGCACAGCATGACGCCACGGGAGTTGGAGATTTTCCTGATGCTCGCCAAAGGCACCCCGGCGCGGCAGATTGCCGAACAGCTGAGTATCAGCAGCAAGACGGTGTCCAACCACCTGACTTTGCTCAAGAGCAAGTTGCAGGTGAGTTCCCATGCGGAGTTGGTGCATGTGGGGATTGATATGGGGGTGGTGCGGGTGGCGGGGTGA
- a CDS encoding pentapeptide repeat-containing protein, giving the protein MNYLPVLLLIAVCVAHADDDTPLIINGCTLAEHSQCPGANLKGANLRNQNLSGMNLTGADLRDADLRHVNLDLANLEKAQLQGANLTRASLQQANLRLADFSGATLMAVQGWGLFAQGAQFENANLSAAYLQFARLSGAKMHKANLRAADLEMTWLSKADLQGADLSDANLQEAKFGESNLEKATLTGSRQHYANFQDANMEGCKDCPTTWDR; this is encoded by the coding sequence ATGAACTATTTGCCCGTATTGCTCCTGATCGCTGTCTGCGTGGCCCACGCCGATGACGACACCCCGCTGATCATCAACGGCTGCACCCTTGCCGAACACAGCCAATGCCCCGGCGCCAACCTCAAGGGCGCTAACCTGCGCAACCAGAACCTCAGCGGCATGAACCTGACCGGCGCCGACCTGCGCGATGCCGACCTGCGCCACGTCAACCTCGACCTGGCCAACCTGGAAAAAGCCCAACTGCAAGGCGCCAACCTCACCCGTGCCAGCCTGCAACAGGCCAACCTGCGCCTCGCCGACTTCAGCGGCGCCACCTTGATGGCCGTACAAGGCTGGGGCCTGTTTGCCCAGGGCGCGCAATTTGAAAACGCCAACCTCAGCGCGGCCTATCTGCAATTCGCACGTCTGTCGGGGGCGAAGATGCACAAGGCCAACCTGCGTGCGGCAGACCTGGAAATGACCTGGCTGAGCAAGGCAGATCTGCAAGGGGCGGATTTGAGCGATGCCAATTTGCAGGAGGCCAAATTCGGGGAAAGCAATCTGGAGAAGGCCACCCTTACGGGTAGCCGCCAGCACTATGCGAACTTCCAGGATGCGAATATGGAGGGCTGCAAGGATTGCCCCACCACCTGGGATCGTTAG
- a CDS encoding quinoprotein dehydrogenase-associated SoxYZ-like carrier, whose amino-acid sequence MNWRLTVLLACLLPLAAPASEVDPVPSVMWAFYHKQFLNDAPFVFDERVKLLAPPFAEDARQVPLEIDARAFKGRVVRIFAWAELNPLPKIVDFQPKAGVLPWLSLRIRIEQATPLRAAVLTDDGVWHVGSTLIDAAGGGCTAPSVVRTQPGWEEHIGEVLGGRYPRGEYSRVRVQVAHPMDNGMVSGIPEFYLNHAQLLGDNGQVMAELELFPAVSENPNLAFDIEGAGQTRLVLRDNSGNQFDAAIP is encoded by the coding sequence ATGAACTGGCGCCTGACGGTGTTACTGGCCTGCCTGTTGCCGTTGGCCGCGCCCGCCAGTGAGGTCGATCCGGTGCCGTCGGTGATGTGGGCGTTCTATCACAAGCAGTTCCTGAACGACGCGCCGTTCGTGTTCGACGAGCGGGTCAAGCTGTTGGCACCGCCGTTCGCCGAAGACGCGCGGCAGGTACCGTTGGAAATCGATGCGCGGGCCTTCAAGGGCCGGGTGGTGCGCATCTTCGCCTGGGCCGAGCTGAACCCGCTGCCAAAAATCGTCGACTTCCAACCCAAGGCCGGGGTGTTGCCCTGGCTGTCGCTGCGCATCCGCATCGAACAGGCCACGCCGCTGCGCGCCGCGGTGCTGACCGATGACGGCGTGTGGCACGTCGGCTCGACCCTGATCGACGCGGCAGGCGGCGGCTGCACCGCGCCGAGCGTGGTGCGCACCCAGCCGGGGTGGGAAGAGCATATCGGCGAGGTACTCGGCGGGCGTTATCCCCGTGGCGAGTACAGCCGCGTGCGCGTGCAGGTTGCGCATCCGATGGACAACGGCATGGTCAGCGGCATCCCCGAGTTTTACCTCAACCACGCCCAACTGCTTGGGGACAACGGCCAGGTCATGGCCGAGCTGGAGCTGTTCCCGGCGGTCAGCGAGAACCCTAACCTGGCGTTCGACATCGAGGGCGCCGGGCAGACGCGCCTGGTGCTGCGCGACAACAGTGGCAACCAGTTCGACGCGGCCATCCCCTGA
- a CDS encoding ABC transporter substrate-binding protein yields MRLLSAVFGLALLCCQAAQAQVRSYDQMIAAGELKVAVYKDFAPYSFDDGGTPRGVDVELAQALAKALGVQLKLIWAPAGEKLDDDLRDYIWRGSPLHNQQLADLMLRAPYDHEYAQRRNDQGELENGHVVMFGPYQNEQWQVAYDRRRLDKVASVAVFEEHPIGVEVDSVPSFYLTSVFNGMLARKTRHYPNVPQAFAAMKAGEVDAVMAMRGEIDWQVHQANDPQLALAQNAYPNMGRQRWEIGMAVHESNRQLAYAVEEALEGLIRDGSLQAIYSRYGLRYEVPEMYQ; encoded by the coding sequence ATGCGCCTGCTCAGCGCCGTGTTCGGCCTGGCCTTGCTGTGCTGCCAGGCGGCACAGGCCCAGGTGCGCAGCTATGACCAGATGATCGCCGCCGGCGAGTTGAAGGTGGCGGTGTACAAGGATTTTGCCCCCTACAGTTTCGACGACGGCGGCACCCCGCGCGGGGTGGACGTGGAGTTGGCCCAGGCGCTGGCCAAGGCCCTGGGCGTGCAACTGAAGCTGATCTGGGCGCCGGCCGGCGAGAAGCTCGACGACGACCTGCGCGACTACATCTGGCGCGGCAGCCCGTTGCACAACCAGCAACTGGCCGACCTGATGCTGCGCGCGCCTTACGACCACGAATACGCGCAGCGGCGCAACGACCAGGGTGAATTGGAAAACGGCCATGTGGTGATGTTCGGGCCGTACCAGAACGAACAATGGCAGGTGGCGTACGACCGCCGCCGCCTGGACAAGGTCGCCAGCGTGGCGGTGTTCGAGGAACACCCCATTGGTGTCGAAGTCGACAGCGTGCCGTCGTTTTACCTGACCTCGGTGTTCAACGGCATGCTGGCGCGCAAGACCCGTCACTATCCCAACGTGCCCCAGGCTTTTGCGGCGATGAAGGCCGGGGAGGTCGACGCGGTGATGGCGATGCGTGGCGAGATTGACTGGCAGGTGCATCAGGCCAACGACCCGCAACTGGCCCTGGCGCAAAACGCTTACCCGAACATGGGGCGGCAACGTTGGGAGATCGGCATGGCGGTGCATGAAAGCAATCGGCAACTGGCCTATGCCGTGGAGGAAGCGCTGGAAGGCCTGATCCGCGATGGCAGCCTGCAAGCGATCTACAGCCGATACGGCCTGCGTTACGAAGTGCCCGAGATGTACCAATGA